From a single Solenopsis invicta isolate M01_SB chromosome 4, UNIL_Sinv_3.0, whole genome shotgun sequence genomic region:
- the LOC105194007 gene encoding uncharacterized protein LOC105194007: MPFFDFFRNFLGVRRHDEPDTSGYSTHDPHRENFRNPIWQSDEDDDDDDIDIFRHPESNLHFNIFSNPLEMTLYFESQMDNIMKNFFRFNSTFFDDKAVTALPFAAPEKDNLRDRVLKSKPDTFALTEVPFENKADTDLDGRISTEEFSKMWNKGNIEVTKPSVPHSFSVGKSVRKEIVRRSDGSIEKKQVIRDNEGNEETIISKEADGKTYIVTIKKDRNGVETRSEDLLNMDENELKDFTQKWKCSVKDNTNSSILNHFPWEKFFGPNPKL; this comes from the exons atgcCGTTCTTCGATTTTTTCCGAAATTTCCTTGGTGTAAGACGCCACGATGAGCCCGATACAAGCGG ATATAGCACTCATGATCCGCATCGAGAGAATTTCCGAAATCCAATTTGGCAGAGTGACGaagatgacgatgatgatgacatAGATATTTTTCG GCATCCTGAGAGTAATTTGCACTTCAATATCTTCAGCAATCCACTCGAAATGACGCTTTATTTCGAATCCCAGATggataatataatgaaaaatttttttagatttaacagTACCTTTTTTG atgATAAAGCTGTTACGGCATTACCGTTTGCCGCACCTGAAAAAGATAATTTACGGGACAGAGTACTAAAGTCCAAGCCTGATACATTCGCCTTAACGGAGGTACCGTTTGAGAATAAAGCAGATACGGATTTAGATGGAAg gaTTTCTACGGAAGAATTTTCGAAAATGTGGAATAAAGGAAATATAGAAGTGACAAAACCTTCTGTACCACATAGTTTCTCAGTTGGAAAATCTGTCAGAAAGGAGATTGTACGTAGATCTGACGGATCTATAGAAAAAAAGCAAGTAATCAGAGATAATGAGGGTAATGAGGAGACAATCATTTCAAAGGAAGCAGATGGTAAAACATATATTGttactataaaaaaagatagaaatggTGTTGAAACAAGATCCGAGGATTTATTGAATATGGATGAAA acGAACTgaaagattttactcaaaagtggAAATGTTCTGTGAAAGATAACACAAATAGCTCAATTCTTAATCATTTTCCATGGGAGAAGTTCTTCGGTCCCAATCCGAAATTGTAG